The following are encoded together in the Cohaesibacter gelatinilyticus genome:
- a CDS encoding D-glycero-alpha-D-manno-heptose-1,7-bisphosphate 7-phosphatase, with protein MSKQQYLIFLDRDGTLIHHIPYLCDPEHVQLLPGVKHGLKQLKAAGHLLFLHTNQSGVGRGYFPLQKAVECNNKMLKLLDDEIPLFEEICIAPEHPDKPQIYRKPSPKFALEMCKKYSVLPDRVIYVGDTPSDLLAAKNAGGTAVGVNTGDGPLRDKLRQQGLDKIFTVFDSFEEAVHYLLSNT; from the coding sequence ATGTCCAAGCAACAATATCTGATTTTTCTGGATCGCGATGGCACCTTGATCCATCACATACCCTATCTTTGTGATCCAGAACATGTCCAACTGCTTCCCGGCGTAAAACATGGCTTGAAACAACTTAAGGCTGCAGGACACTTGTTGTTCCTTCACACCAATCAATCAGGTGTCGGCAGAGGGTATTTCCCACTACAAAAAGCCGTCGAGTGCAACAACAAGATGCTCAAGTTGCTTGATGATGAAATACCACTTTTTGAAGAAATATGTATTGCCCCTGAGCATCCCGACAAGCCGCAAATCTATCGAAAGCCATCTCCTAAATTCGCTCTGGAAATGTGTAAGAAATATTCCGTATTGCCAGATCGGGTCATCTATGTCGGGGACACACCATCAGATCTGTTAGCCGCAAAAAATGCCGGTGGAACTGCTGTTGGTGTCAATACTGGCGATGGGCCATTGCGGGACAAACTGAGGCAACAAGGTCTGGACAAAATCTTCACCGTCTTTGACAGCTTTGAAGAAGCGGTTCATTATCTGCTTTCAAACACGTAG